Below is a genomic region from Trichomycterus rosablanca isolate fTriRos1 chromosome 15, fTriRos1.hap1, whole genome shotgun sequence.
aaaatactaaaatatacaCTTAGCCTCAGAGGTACAtagactatatggacaaaagtatgtgagcatcttttactcactcactttcttaaccacttatccagttAGGATGGGGGGTggggcctatcccagcttttaaatgggcgcaaggcacacagtaacaccctggacgggacgccagtccatcgcagggcagacacacatacacacacatacacgcacccattcacctatagggccattcagcgtctccaattaacctgagtgcatgtttttggactgtgggaggaaaccggagcaagaacatgcaaactctgcacatattatatactgtatattatacatttttagctttgtgggaacagtttgaaAAATggtcttttctgttccagcatgtctgtGCTGTGTACACAaaccaaggtccataaagatatggtttaatgagtttggtgtTGAGGAACACAGAGGACTGACCTCAACTCCATCAAAAACCTTTGGAATTAATTGAAaagttgattgtgagccaggcctgacTGTCCaaccatcagtgcctgacctcacatatACACTTTTGAACAGGCGCAAATAGACAGAGACCTTAAATTCTAGTATTTTAATTGCTtttacttacactgatcagccataacattaaaaccacctccttgtttctatacacattgtccagtttatccgctccacttaccatttataagcactttgtagttctacaattactgactgtagtccatttgtttctctgcatgccttgttagcccccttttatgctgtttctcaatagtcaggactctcccagaaccactacagatcagttattatttgggtggtggatcattctcagcactgcagtgacactgacatggtgctgttatgagtggataagacaaagcagcactgatggagttttttaaacacctcactgtcactgctggactgagaatagtccactaactaaaaatatccagccaacagtgcccggtgggcaacgtcctgtgactactgatgaaggtctagaagatgaccaactcaaacagcagcaatagatgagcgatcgtctctgactttacatctacaaggtggaccaactaggtaggagtgtctaatagagtggacagtgagtggacacggtatttaaaaactccagcagcactgctgtgcctgatccactcataccagcacaacacacactaacacaccaccaccatgtcagtgtcactgcagtgctgagaatgatccaccacctaaataatacctgctctgtggtggtcctgactattgaatggtaaaagcaggctaaaaaagtatgtagaaaatagtgcttctatatggaaagtggagctgataaaatggatagtgagtgtagaaacaaggaggtggttttaatgttatggctgatcagggtaTATTGTTCATTCACACACAGTTTGGACTCACTGTGCAGGAAAGTAAAACTACGAGTGAGAACTGTGTAACTGGGACTCGGACTGGGCGGAGGAATGTgcgcgctctgcccactgcgctacacAGACAACAGACAACAATGCGTGGGAATGATTGTCGTGCATGTATGTCTGCGTACACACGGTGTTACTAAAACAAGTTTGGCGTCTACCCTACCTAAAATAATACCCAAACTCTCACGAACATAGTAAAAGATCAGCGTGGGTGCGGAGGCATATTTTCTGCACGGAACTAATGAGAGAGAAACGTGAACAGCCCCCGAATCACCTTGGCAACACTGTTCACGTttcgcattttacgtcatcctgtgcgcgctcccgattaggaggctgttccaaatcctagatgccttaatatcctcacttcttaacgtttcaacgttatttttactcaaaaacgagtgagcatccgacgcttccttagtgatcaagacaatcccagaattcattgcgggtcaggTGCtcctctctcacagaaaaataaacatggctgaaggTACGGACAAgcgaatggagttcttttcaaacgtaaataaaatattactgatttttaacttgtataaacttgtaccgagtgtttttattcgcaagttcgggcttgtcaggaaatgtaaccgttatcgttacatgaagagagatgttatattgacgttagcatgctgtgctacctcaatccattggttttaatgacaagatgctaaatgctaaagccgatggaatcgggttataaaaataaccatataaacacatgtttttacttgcggattttcacctttcgcggagggttctggaacgcaacccccgtgattgaggagggattactgtacttcttttcttttttctattcTTTTCCCTTTTCTTTGTACGATTGTTTCTTTCTACAACTATATTctgaatatttacacataaatatatacaggcTCAGTCAATGAgtatcaaagactcagcaccACGTTGTTGGGAACGCGCATTAATATAGCACTAAGCTCAGGTGTTGAACATATTCATTGATGAGCGCGGTGGCCTATGGGAAATGCAGTTACTTTCGACTACGGTTTACTTTCCCACGTTACAAGTATAAAGCCTTCCTTAAAGAGGGGCTGTTACAGTTGCAAGAGGGAGGGACAACTCTTATTCATGCTCCTGTCATGGTCAGGTGACTGTACACCATTTAATTTTACACAATTTAGTGTGATATTTTTAACACaggagagagacagaaaaagactgaacaagctgatcaagaaagcgagctctgtcttgaactgtcctctcgaatctgtagaggaggtgggagaaaggaggatgatagccaagctgtcatccatcctggacatcaccacacatccactacatgagtctgtaggggacctaacaagctccttcagtaccagactcctccaccccatgtgtaagaaggagcgctaccgcaggtccttcattccagcagccatcatttacatttacattaacattttcggcatttagcaggcgcttttatccaaagcgacttacagttacagtatacagtctgagcaattaagggccttgctcaagggcccaacagtagcaacctggtagtggtgtggcttgaaccagcgaccttctgattactagtccagtaccttaaccactaggctacggcttgccatcAGGGcttacaacagtaataatatgtaataatgtCACTCATACCTAATCTTACATGTTCATGGTAGAATAAGAGGTGCAATATGTAACTtatttacaataagtgcaatacgtaatatattttgcatatctgaatgtaaatattattttttagatatttttttagagtaaattactacacactatgtgtgcaatattttcacttagttgtatttctttctgttttttcctgtcttcatactgctATAAatgttaatttccctaaggggatcaataaagtcttatcttatcttatatcttaaataaaaataatttatggcACAATGATTTATTATGTAACTTAAATGACTTTTAGGTTCTTCTGTATTTAAATTTACAAATTGATAGTATGATATGTACTTTTATTCCTAATATTGTAATTCTACAATACTGTACTGcatgggcggctcgttccttagggcgatcgggcgacgcaccaccaaagggcggaagggaagaaatttttatCACTtttaaccagtgttaaactagctgtgactgttctggacagtctgtcttgcctctgaatatcgtagtccaatcagcgtcgagttgtgttccgtacagtactgCCCTgtttgggcgatttcagtctgattgaaaatcgtccggattgctctgatagactctcatatgaaggcactttttttttcgaactgtaggcactgcaatacaatctgtatgggttccgggagggctcgcacttactgTACGTGCGTGCTTCACACGTGACCTGGTGTAGCGATAACTAGAGcagctagcgatctcgtcaacatgactaccattacctcaggatctgctgcacctaaaataaaatgctatctgatgaagactgaattaaattgttagggtgaaggctttacttaattttatgattaatggtaaagctggtctttcttcatgttcaaagttatttgtgagggcaaactgacagatgacttaagatgttaattatttaagttttaatttacccattaaaCGGGTCaacttggccatcatcgcaacaattgccccccccccccctgagagatgTGGCAGGAGCCGCCTCTGCTGTACTGTACTTATAATACTATTTAATCAAAGGGAACACTGACAAACGGCATTACTTACCATGGTGACCAACATTTTAGTGGTCTTGCGGCGGCGCCGGTGGCAGTCATTGCGACCAGCTGGGCTGATGTGATTACGAAGTTTACTCCAGATCCGGATGTATGCAAAAGAAATGACAGCTAGTGGGAGCACATACTGTAGCAGCAGCATGGAGATTCTGTAAGGAAAACATATAGAAATCAGTATCGACTCACGAGCATAAGCTGCCTTTAAtattgttcttcaatggtcaggacccccacaggaccaccacagagtaggtattatttggatggtggatcattctcagcactgcagtgacactgacatggtggtggtgtgttagtgtgtgttgtgctggtatgagtggataagacacagcagcgctgctggagtttttaaacacctcactttcactgctggactgagaatagtccaccaaccaaaaatatccagccaacagcgcccaataggcagcgtccagtgaccactgatgaaggtctagaagatgaccaactcaaacagcagcaatagatgagcgatcatctctgactttacatctacaaggtggaccaactaggtgggagtgtctaatagagtggacagtgaatggacacagtatttaaaaactccagcagcattgctgtttcttatccactcataccagcacaacacacactaacacaccaccaccatgtcagtgtcactgcagtgctgagaatgatccaccacctaaataatacctcctctgtggtggtcctgggagagtccagaccattgaagaacagcatgaaagggggctaacaaagcatgcagaaaaacagatggacaacagtcagtaattgtcgaactacaaagtgcttctatatggtaagtgaagccgataaaatggacaatgtgtgtagaaacaagtaggtggttttaatgttatggctgattggtatatacATCAATTTAttccctcctaattattgacttCTGATGTTTAAGTCACACCCACAACCATAAATCAGTCATATATAATAAATGACATGCTTACTTACGAGTAAAGAGTACCGTCTCTACTGCTACCTGGCCACTTCTCTCCACACACTTCAATAGATTTACCTGGAGAAAGATCCACAACACCATATTCCCTGAAGATAGCAAGTGGGCTTGCCAAAACAGCACTAATAACCCAGGTGAGAGCAATAACCAAAAAGCAGGTGTCCTTCGAAAGCTGTGTCTCCAGGTGATAAATGATACATCTATGTCGATCTAGGGCAATTACATTAAGGGTTACAGTAGATACATGGACAGCTAGTCCCTGCGCATATGGTAAAGTAAAACAAAGCACTTGTCCAAACTTCCATTGGCCGAGCAGGGTGTAGGCCAAAGTGAAGGGAAGGCACAACGTGTTGACGAGCAAGTCTGCTACTGCCAAGTTAGCAATAAAGAAGTTGGTGACAGTACGAAGTGTCTTGAACTTGCAAACCACATAGATGACCAAGGAGTTTCCTACCACACCCAGGAGAATAATGGTGCTGTAGGCCAGGATCAGAATCACTTGAACTCCCAGATGCTTGGTGCTATCCCCTAGTTCTAGCAAGGGATGGATCAGTGCACCATCAGGTGAATTTACATCTTCAGGCTCTGCCCTTGAGGAGCCATTGACTAAAGTGATGTCATCCATTGGTCACATTTTTATACTGACCTGTAGAGAAAGAgggatttatttaaaaaatatgacaAGAAGTCTACACATGCTTTATACACAAGTTTACCCCTTTTGTGATATTACATAAAATTCTCCTCAcattacatgtgataagtggaAATACTATGTGGCTGCCCCAGGCTCTGTAAGCAAGAGTGATAAACTATTTGAGATGCAGGCGAAATGGAACCAGTCAGAACAATGAGGCCGTATATGTCTTATCAATCATGCTTAGATGCATAAATGTACATTTGGAAGAAGCATTGAGGGAAGGTGCAGGATTTGTTTCCAAATGGATAACATCTATAAACGATGCAGACAAAAGTATCTAAAGCATCTCCTCATTATTgcatttaggtgtttcagctatACCCATTGCTAGCAGGGGTATAAAGAAACAAACCTTAACCCTACACACATTTAGAATGAATTGTATTGTTGATTGCAAGCCTGAatagaaaaaacaacaacacataTACTCTACACTTGGGCAGAAAGAGTGGCTGCCAAGGCTGGGGTGGCAATTTTAATTAATGTTCTTAGTTTTTAATAGACAACAAGCTAACTGTCACCTGTCAACACACATTTGGTGTAAATCATCTGGGCCAGATACtagttttacagttttatacAGAAAGACAACaaatatttacaaccccaaatcagaaaaagttgggacagcatggaaaatgcaaataataaaaaaagttataataataataagtttctaacatttacagcatttatcagacacttttatccaaagtgacttacagttataactagggatgcatcaataccattttttcccaaccgagtacgagtacaagtacatgtatttttgtactcgccgataccgatacctatttagaatgatgcaatctggagcattatgggatagtgtagtttttagagtaaaatagtgcagtggaacagttgcttcgGTTGCCATcacttgctaaaaaaaaaacaccgcacagacataattgagaaagcttctgacaagctaacgtaaacgttcattaataaacgcacgtaattaacgttgtgcacatcatacatgcgatgcgattctgctgattgaaatatttactttaaaaggataatacagtccgatcccatctgagccgattctatcagcacgtacagtacattcgtggttcacctcggtaaatcgtaaacgactctgagtcggctcccgctctgtggtaataaccagtataattaagcctgagctttataaggtaagcgagtcacacaaaatgttctgtagtagttggtgtttatttacaaccgcatcgttcattataacagtaaacactgataattgactgagaaaagaaacttacgctgcgcttaaaacgagtcgactcatgaatcacttgtatcgacactgtaaacagagtattgaacacacacacgtcctgtaacagcggtcgctgcttttgtaaccggttatcttcactgttagctctattttaaagtttttttttttttctcaaacggaactaaataacattaaacgtgcgtgtgagcgtggtcagtgagaataattcaatctgtctcctgtgggtgaaaatgaattgctttagttttagaagtgaaaaaatctcgtaatgtcacgccccccggttaacgcagcaacgtgcactaggtacacggtatcggatgttagtatcggagcctcgtttgcgagtacgagtacgagttaatgagcgcggtatcgggccgatacccgatactagtatcgggccgatacccgatactagtatcggtactcatccATCTCTAGTTATAACTGAACaggattttgagcaattgagggttaagagccttgctcagtggcaacttggcggtggtggggtttgaaccggcaaccttctgattgctggcccagtagcttaaccactgagctatcactgccctactttgacttttatttcactgcagacaggaagaacctgagatatttcatgttttatccgctcaacttcatttcatttattaataaacacccaggcctgcaacacattccaaaaaaagttgggacagtaaagcatttaccactttgtaatgttaccattccttttcaGCACACTTAAAAAACGATAAGCATCAGTACGAGGTcattgttgtcacattttttgtttcaaaattctccacacattctctattggggacaggtcaggactgcaggcaggccagtccagtacccgtaccctcttcttctgcagccatgccttttgtaatgtgtgcagcatgtggttttgcatggtcttgttgaaaaatgcatggacgtccctggaaaagatgaggtcttgaaggcagcatatgttgctctaagatctcaatgtacttttctgcattaatgctgccatcacagaagtgtaaaagtgtaagtgtatggggcactgacacagccccataccatgacagaccctggcttttggacttgttgctgataacagtctggatggtccgtttcatctttggtccagagcacattgcatccattttttccaaaaaagatatggaatgctgattcatctgaccacaatacacgtttccactgtgtgatggtccatcctagatgcctccaagcccagagtagtcgacgctgcttctggacatggttaacataaggcttcttttttttctttttttttttctccccctttagcgcatccaattgttcaattttgcatcgtgcttcctctctgtttatgccaaaccctgccctgactgaggagatcgaagctaacccatatcccctccgaaacatgaggaGCAGgcagatgcatttttgccacccacacattgatgagtttggtgccacctagcgttgcatgcggagagacacaccctaagggcgctcttcctcatctcttgtgcaggcgcctcgaatcagccggcagaggtcataatcgcattctgacagagggagacccacatccggttctttgtcccaccccccaactgagcaaccggccaatcgttgcccatccactcagcttcgaaccggtgaagagctggattcgatactacgtactcagaatccagccctggttgcagcgtatctttttaccgctgcgccacctgagcggctgtgcacagtaaagttttaagtggcatgtgTGCatataactctgtattgtagtgcttgataaaggtttgccaaagtaatcccttgctcatgtggttatatcagctattgttgagtggcggttcttgatgcagtgcaggGTTGTAGTTAAAATTGATACAGCAATAtggatacatacagtgtattaaaaacttttgtgaacaattgttttattgttttcaaaACGTACCTGTACATATTGACATACATACAATTaagaacaccccccccccccccccccccccccataaaaaaatgaaaatgagtatagaaaaaaaataaaaaaaaaataaaaaataaaatgtagacAGCACATAACAGggcatataaatataaacactagcTCCATAAAACAAGGTAAGC
It encodes:
- the npy2rl gene encoding neuropeptide Y receptor Y2, like — protein: MDDITLVNGSSRAEPEDVNSPDGALIHPLLELGDSTKHLGVQVILILAYSTIILLGVVGNSLVIYVVCKFKTLRTVTNFFIANLAVADLLVNTLCLPFTLAYTLLGQWKFGQVLCFTLPYAQGLAVHVSTVTLNVIALDRHRCIIYHLETQLSKDTCFLVIALTWVISAVLASPLAIFREYGVVDLSPGKSIEVCGEKWPGSSRDGTLYSISMLLLQYVLPLAVISFAYIRIWSKLRNHISPAGRNDCHRRRRKTTKMLVTMVVVFAVSWLPFHAFQLAIDIDSSVLVMQDFRLLYTVFHIVAMCSTFANPLLYGWMNLNYRNAFMAAFHCRKRLDSVNPQRQDAIVVPKTKKALKAQDVLATRVNATDV